ATCCAATCCTGTGTGGAAGTACGCAACGAGTGGGACATCGTAAGTGCCCGTCAACTCGGAAGAAACATGGCGAAAGAGCTAGGTTTCGGAAACGTTGATCAAGCAAGAATAACAACAGCGATATCTGAACTCGCCCGTAATATTTATTTATACGCAGGACGAGGTAAGATTTGCATCGAACCAATTGATCAATTAGGAAGAAAAGGACTGCGAATCGTAGCCTTAGATAATGGTCCTGGAATTCGAGAGATCCGAAAAGTTATGGAAGATGGATATACCACTTCTGGCGGATTAGGAGCTGGATTACCAGGCGTGAAGCGTTTAATGGATGAATTCTCAATTGAATCCACGGTTGATGTGGGAACGGAGATATCAGCTACTAAATGGCTTCGTTAGGAGGAGAGCTCTTGACCGCAAAAGACGCACTAACGGAACGTTACCAAGATTTATTATCGGTCTATCTAAAAGCCAAAACAGAGACGACCCTCTATAAAGGACAACAATTCAGCAGAAAGTTATTAGAACAGCAAATCTCACCAGAAGATCTTGTCAGCTTACACATCCAAGTGATGGATCAGCTGTTTCCGGATATGTCTGAAGAAATGAGAGACTCTTTTGACTTTCTGCTCGAAGCGATGATCGGCTACGGATTTGCTTATCGTGAGCATCAGAGTTTACGTGATAAGCAACAACAGCTTGAATCAGAGATTGAAGTTGCCGCGAGCATGCAGCAGACGCTACTACTCAGTGATGTCCCAGAATTTGACCAGTTGGACATAGGAGTCGTCAGTGTTCCTGCTAAAAAAATGAACGGTGATTATTATAATTTTGTTAAGAGCGGCAACAGTTTAAGTGTCGCTGTAGCAGATATCATCGGTAAAGGCATACCCGCTGCACTCTGTATGTCTATGATTAAGTATGCGATGGACAGTTTGCCTGAAGAACAGATGAAGCCTCATCTGCTTTTGGAGAATCTTAATCGTGTCGTTGAGCAAAACGTTCATAGCAACATGTTCATCACGATGTTTCATGGGGTTTATGAACCTGAAAGTCATAAGTTTTACTATGCGGGTGCTGGTCATGAACCAGGCTTTTTCTATCACGCTAAGGAAGACGAGTTTCATGACTTGATCGCAAAAGGTCTTGTTCTAGGTGTTTCCAGAACAACTACCTATCATCCGTATGAAAAGATCATAGAAGTGGGAGATATGATCGTCCTTCTCTCAGACGGAGTGACCGAGTGTAGAACAAGCAAAGGGTTCATTGAAAGAGAAGAAGTTGTATCTCTTATTCGTAAATATATGGATCTACCCTCTCAGAAGATTGTGGAAAATGTATTTCAAGAGCTCGATCGCCTTCAAGGCTTTGAGCTCAGAGATGATTTTACTTTAATTATTTTAAAACGACTGGTTTAAGCAGTATTTGATTAGGGTAAAGGTACCTTATATGGTTCCATACAAAGCTTGGGGGGAAATAAAATGAATTTGCAAATAAATCAAGATCAAATAAATGAAACATACGAACTAAAACTTTCCGGAGAAGTTGATGCGTATACGGCTCCTAAGTTAAAAGAAGTGATGCTTCCTTTAACTGAAAAAGAAGGAAACATCGTAATTGTAGACCTTTCTGGAATTGATTATATGGATAGCACAGGGCTAGGTATTTTCGTGGGAGCATTAAAATCTTCCAAAGCAAATAGCAGCTCTTTAAAATTACGAGGCATGACAGAACGCGTTAAACGTATTTTTGAAATTACTGGATTAACGGAAGTAATGGATATTGAAAGTGGAGTAAAGGGGGAGGCGCTATGAGAACAGCGTCCGACTATATTGAAATGAAGGTCCCTGCAAAACCGGATTATGTAGGCGTCGTCAGGCTAACGATTTCAGGCCTGGCAAACCGCATGGGTTTTGCGTTTGACGAAATTGAAGATATCAAGATCGCAGTATCAGAAGCTGTTACTAACGTTGTCAATCATGCCTATACCGATACTGAAGACAAAGGCCAAGTTCGTATTGGCTGTAATATATATGATGACCGCATGGAAATTACGGTTGTCGACCAAGGAAAAAGTTTTGACGTCGAATCTATCTCAAAAAATCTTGGCCCTGTAGATGGTAAATCAGTTGATCAACTGCATGAGGGAGGTTTAGGCCTCTTTCTGATAGATACATTAATGGACAAGGTAGAAATAAGCAGTGAAGCCGGTGTCGTTGTAATGATGACAAAGTATCTTCACAGAGATGAGGTGGAGGAACATGTCGACAGAATCTCACCAGCGCCTTCACAGTAAAGAACAAGTCTATGCTTGGATCGATGAACTACAGCAAGACCCGAAGAATGAAGAAATTCAGACTAATCTCGTCTTGCAGTATCAAGACTTAGTTCATTCGCTAGCTCGAAAGTTTTCTAAAGGCAAGAGCATTCATGATGATTTAGTACAAGTCGGTATGATTGGATTGCTTGCTGCTTTTAGAAGGTACGACAAAACATTTGGAAGATCATTTGAATCTTTCGCTGTTCCAACAATCGTCGGGGAGATCAAACGTTTTATCCGTGATAAAACATGGAGTGTTCACGTACCTCGTAGAATTAAAGAATTAGGTCCAAGAATCAAGAAAGCCGTGGAAGAACTAACTACTCGTTTACAGAGATCACCGAAAATCTTTGAAATTGCAGAGTACCTAGAAGTTTCTGAAGAAGAAGTTCTAGAGACGATGGAGATGGGCAAAAGTTATCAAGCTCTATCCGTAGATAGTTCCATTGAAGCTGATCAAGAAGGAAGTACAGTTACACTACTCGATCTAGTTGGTTCCAATGATGCTGGTTTTGATCAAATTGATAAAAGAATGCTGCTGGAAAAAGCTTTCGGTGTTCTTTCTGAACGCGAACGTGAAATCCTTCAATGTACGTATTTCGAGAATTTAAGTCAAAAGGAAACGGGAGAACGTTTAGATATTTCTCAAATGCATGTTTCCCGACTTCAACGACGAGCACTTGAAAAACTAAAAGAAGCTTTGCGAGTATCACCTTCGGAGGCTCTTAAATGATCGAACACTTTCAGTTTAGCAGGGCATCAGTTTCCTCTTATCAGAAACCAAAAAAGGGAAATGATCTTTGCGGAGATAGTTTTTATGTGAAAGAAACGGAAGATTATTTGATATGTGCAGTAGCGGATGGTCTAGGGAGCGGTAAGATGGCAAAAGAAGCTTCTGGGGCCGCTACTGAAATTATCGATCAAAATCATCATGAATCTGTTGAGCGTTTAATGCACCTTTGTAATGAGGGGCTAAGACATACTCGCGGTGCAGTGATTGCTATTGTTAAAGTCGATTATCATAATCATACTGCTACTTATTCAGGAGTTGGTAACATCCGTTTTATGATCTCTGCTGAAAGACAAAGAGCGATACATCCTTTGCCGAAAGTTGGATTTCTCGTAGGAAAGCCCGAAAAATTTAAAGTACAGGACTTTAAGTTTGTAAAAGAGTTAACACTGATGCTCTATTCCGATGGTATGGATATTCATACGCAGAGCCGTTCGTTGTTAACGAAAATGATATCACCAAAAGAGTCGGTCCTCTATATAAGTGGATTGCCTCAAGACATCAATGACGATGCAACATGTCTCGTCGGACAAATAAATTTAATCTCGTAAAACATCACCTTCATTAGTTTGTAGGGTGGTGTTTTTTGTTTTATCAATAGCTCGTTTCTATAGTTCACTTCTTTGACAGGTTGAGACTCCTAATGGCGGATAGCGGGAGGAGGCTCACCACACGCCCCGTGGAAAGCTAGCATCTGGAACGCAAATCGACTACTCACAAGAGTGCAATTTTTACGCCACCACTTCCTTGGTTTATAATAGTACTAATTGATTGAAAAAGGAGTGTTCTTATTGGGACAACCTATTAGTGAACAAGCATTGAAAACAATGGAAACCGAATTGAACGTAAAAGGAAAACAAATTAACCAAGTTATTGCTCTTCTTGAAGAAGGAAACACAGTCCCATTTATTGCTCGTTATCGAAAAGAATTAACGGGCGGGTTAGATGAAGTACAGATCAAAGACATTATGGACCGATGGACATATTTGCAAAACTTAGCTTCCCGTAAAGAAGAGATCCTTCGTTTAATAGAAGAACAAGGAAAATTAACGGAAGAATTAACGGCAGCAATTGCAAAAGCGCAAAAGCTTCAAGATTTAGAAGATATTTATCGTCCATACAAACAAAAGAGAAGAACAAAGGCGACAGTAGCGAAAGAAAAAGGTCTCGAACCGTTAGCTTCGTGGTTGCTAGAGCAAAGAAATGATGATCCACTTGCGGAAGCGGCATCATACATAAACGAAGAAAAAGAAGTCAATTCTGCTGAAGATGCATTGTCTGGTGCCAAAGATATCATTGCTGAAATGCTGTCTGACGATGCAGATATGCGAAAATGGATTCGGGAAGACACGTTTTCAAAAGGCGAGATCAAAACAGATGGAAAGAATACAGAGTTGGATGAGAAAAAAGTGTTCGAAATGTACTATGAATACCAAGAACCCATCCGTAAGATTGTTCCACACCGTGTTTTGGCCGCTAATCGTGGGGAAAAAGAAAATATTTTAAGAGTAGGGATTGCTGCTCCTTCAGAACTGATCGTTTCGAAGATGGAGAGAAAAGTAGTGAAACGCTCGAGCTCACCGGCTGTACCTTTTATTATTGAAGCGATTGAAGATGCGTATAAGCGATTGATTGCACCTTCCATCGAACGAGAAATTAGAGCTGCTTTAACAGAACAAGCGGAAGAGCGGGCAATTCATATTTTTTCTGAAAATGTAAGAAGTCTTCTATTACAAGCACCACTCAAAGGAAAAGTTGTTCTAGGAGTTGACCCTGCCTATAGAACGGGTTGCAAACTAGGGGTAGTCGATGAAACGGGTAAAGTGCTTCATATCCAGACGATCTATCCGACACCGCCGCGATCAGAGGTCGAAAAATCGGCGGCTGTTGTAAAAAAACTGATCGATCAGTATGATATTGAGATCGCTGCGATCGGAAACGGAACAGCATCACGTGAAACAGAGCAATTTATTGCTGAAACATTAAAAGACCTAGAGAAATCGGTAGCTTACGTCATCGTTAATGAAGCGGGAGCGAGTGTGTATTCAGCATCCACCGTCGCTCGAGAGGAGTTTCCGGACCTCCAAGTTGAAGAAAGAAGCGCGGTATCCATAGCGCGAAGACTTCAAGATCCATTAGCTGAACTTGTTAAAATCGATCCAAAGTCTATTGGAGTTGGTCAATATCAGCATGATGTTTCTCAAAAAAGATTGGGTGAAGAAATTTCTTTTGTTGTTGAAACAGCGGTTAACCAAGTGGGTGTTAACGTAAATACAGCGTCATCGTCTCTTCTTCAATACGTATCAGGATTGTCCAAAACCGTTGCGCAGAACATAATTGTTAAGCGAAACGAGGTAGGAAAGTTCAAGAATAGAACAGAACTTAAGAAGATTCCTCGTCTTGGTGCAAAAACGTATGAGCAATGTATCGGATTTTTACGTGTAGTAGACGGGGATCAACCACTTGATCAGACGGGTATACACCCGGAAAGCTATCCGGCAACGAAAGCTTTATTAAAAGAACTTGGATTCAAACCGGCGGATATCGGTTCTGACGCTCTTGCAGAAAAGTTAAAATCACTTTCACTCGAAGCGACATCAGAAAAACTAGATATTGGCGTTCCAACTTTAAAAGACGTCATTGAAGGACTCATGAAACCAGGAAGAGATCCTCGTGATGCATTCTCTGGGCCAGTCCTTAAAACAGATGTTCTTAAGATGGAAGACTTGTCACAAGGGATGGAGCTTCAAGGAACGGTTCGAAACGTTGTAGATTTTGGTGCGTTTGTAGATATAGGCGTTAAACAGGACGGGCTTGTTCACATCTCTAAACTTACTGATCGATTTGTAAAAAATCCGATGGATGTAGTAAGCGTAGGGCAAGTTGTAACCGTATGGGTAGATTCTGTAGATGTGGCGAAACAGCGAATTGCACTAACGATGATTTCGCCAAAGTAAGAGATAAAAGATAAAGCACTTCTCCAGTGGATTACTCTTCACTGGAGGAGTGTTTTTTGTTATAAAAGAACCAGCATTGATTAAGTAAGCGGATTTGGTAACGGTCTTTTTGATAATAAGCACGACGGAGCTGTCTTTTAAACCATGTTGGCATATAGAGAACCTCCTTGAACTTCCCAATCCGTTATTTGTGTATTAGTCTATGTATAGGAGCTTGTTGATGTGAACTTGAAATGTAAGGAGCTTGACCATGACGAATGAAGAATTGCAGAAGTTAACTGAGGAAATCTCGATTCAGTTCTTCAATAAAACGTTTCGCCACCAAGCGAGATTCAATAGAAGGCTGCGAACAACAGGAGGACGTTATCTGTTACGATCTCATGATATCGAAATGAACCCTCATCTTTATGAGGCATTCGGTATGGAGGAGTTGATTGGCGTCATTAAGCATGAGCTCGTGCACTATCATATGCATATTGAAGGTAGGGGGTATAAGCACGGTGACGATGACTTCAAATATTGGCTGAATAAAGTAGGAGGCTCTCGTTTCTGTCAATCCATCCCGGAAAAACGAAGAACAGAGAGTTATAAATACGCTTATATGTGTACAGACTGTATGCAGTCTTATAAAAGAAAGAGGAAAATTGATACGAAAAGATATGTGTGTGGAAAGTGCAGAGGGAAATTAAAACAGGTTTCTTTAAAATAGGGTGTTGACTTCGAATATAGGTATGTGGTAATTTAATAAAGTCGCTGTTAGACATACCTATTACATAGCTTTTAAAGAGGTATCGTAACGCGAATGCGGCTCAGAAAAAACTTCTAAAAGTAGTTGACATCTGAGGCGAAAACAATTATGATATTAATTGTCCTTAAAAGACATTCCACAGTAGCTCAGTGGTAGAGCTATCGGCTGTTAACCGATCGGTCGTAGGTTCGAGTCCTACCTGTGGAGCCATACAGAGAAGTACCCAAGTGGCTCAAGGGGCTCCCCTGCTAAGGGAGTAGATCGCTAACGCGGTGC
This is a stretch of genomic DNA from Fictibacillus halophilus. It encodes these proteins:
- a CDS encoding PP2C family protein-serine/threonine phosphatase, which gives rise to MTAKDALTERYQDLLSVYLKAKTETTLYKGQQFSRKLLEQQISPEDLVSLHIQVMDQLFPDMSEEMRDSFDFLLEAMIGYGFAYREHQSLRDKQQQLESEIEVAASMQQTLLLSDVPEFDQLDIGVVSVPAKKMNGDYYNFVKSGNSLSVAVADIIGKGIPAALCMSMIKYAMDSLPEEQMKPHLLLENLNRVVEQNVHSNMFITMFHGVYEPESHKFYYAGAGHEPGFFYHAKEDEFHDLIAKGLVLGVSRTTTYHPYEKIIEVGDMIVLLSDGVTECRTSKGFIEREEVVSLIRKYMDLPSQKIVENVFQELDRLQGFELRDDFTLIILKRLV
- a CDS encoding Tex family protein → METELNVKGKQINQVIALLEEGNTVPFIARYRKELTGGLDEVQIKDIMDRWTYLQNLASRKEEILRLIEEQGKLTEELTAAIAKAQKLQDLEDIYRPYKQKRRTKATVAKEKGLEPLASWLLEQRNDDPLAEAASYINEEKEVNSAEDALSGAKDIIAEMLSDDADMRKWIREDTFSKGEIKTDGKNTELDEKKVFEMYYEYQEPIRKIVPHRVLAANRGEKENILRVGIAAPSELIVSKMERKVVKRSSSPAVPFIIEAIEDAYKRLIAPSIEREIRAALTEQAEERAIHIFSENVRSLLLQAPLKGKVVLGVDPAYRTGCKLGVVDETGKVLHIQTIYPTPPRSEVEKSAAVVKKLIDQYDIEIAAIGNGTASRETEQFIAETLKDLEKSVAYVIVNEAGASVYSASTVAREEFPDLQVEERSAVSIARRLQDPLAELVKIDPKSIGVGQYQHDVSQKRLGEEISFVVETAVNQVGVNVNTASSSLLQYVSGLSKTVAQNIIVKRNEVGKFKNRTELKKIPRLGAKTYEQCIGFLRVVDGDQPLDQTGIHPESYPATKALLKELGFKPADIGSDALAEKLKSLSLEATSEKLDIGVPTLKDVIEGLMKPGRDPRDAFSGPVLKTDVLKMEDLSQGMELQGTVRNVVDFGAFVDIGVKQDGLVHISKLTDRFVKNPMDVVSVGQVVTVWVDSVDVAKQRIALTMISPK
- a CDS encoding SprT family protein, with the translated sequence MTNEELQKLTEEISIQFFNKTFRHQARFNRRLRTTGGRYLLRSHDIEMNPHLYEAFGMEELIGVIKHELVHYHMHIEGRGYKHGDDDFKYWLNKVGGSRFCQSIPEKRRTESYKYAYMCTDCMQSYKRKRKIDTKRYVCGKCRGKLKQVSLK
- the cmpA gene encoding cortex morphogenetic protein CmpA — its product is MPTWFKRQLRRAYYQKDRYQIRLLNQCWFFYNKKHSSSEE
- a CDS encoding STAS domain-containing protein → MNLQINQDQINETYELKLSGEVDAYTAPKLKEVMLPLTEKEGNIVIVDLSGIDYMDSTGLGIFVGALKSSKANSSSLKLRGMTERVKRIFEITGLTEVMDIESGVKGEAL
- a CDS encoding SpoIIE family protein phosphatase, which translates into the protein MIEHFQFSRASVSSYQKPKKGNDLCGDSFYVKETEDYLICAVADGLGSGKMAKEASGAATEIIDQNHHESVERLMHLCNEGLRHTRGAVIAIVKVDYHNHTATYSGVGNIRFMISAERQRAIHPLPKVGFLVGKPEKFKVQDFKFVKELTLMLYSDGMDIHTQSRSLLTKMISPKESVLYISGLPQDINDDATCLVGQINLIS
- the sigB gene encoding RNA polymerase sigma factor SigB, with the protein product MSTESHQRLHSKEQVYAWIDELQQDPKNEEIQTNLVLQYQDLVHSLARKFSKGKSIHDDLVQVGMIGLLAAFRRYDKTFGRSFESFAVPTIVGEIKRFIRDKTWSVHVPRRIKELGPRIKKAVEELTTRLQRSPKIFEIAEYLEVSEEEVLETMEMGKSYQALSVDSSIEADQEGSTVTLLDLVGSNDAGFDQIDKRMLLEKAFGVLSEREREILQCTYFENLSQKETGERLDISQMHVSRLQRRALEKLKEALRVSPSEALK
- a CDS encoding anti-sigma regulatory factor, translated to MDIQSCVEVRNEWDIVSARQLGRNMAKELGFGNVDQARITTAISELARNIYLYAGRGKICIEPIDQLGRKGLRIVALDNGPGIREIRKVMEDGYTTSGGLGAGLPGVKRLMDEFSIESTVDVGTEISATKWLR
- the rsbW gene encoding anti-sigma B factor RsbW, with translation MRTASDYIEMKVPAKPDYVGVVRLTISGLANRMGFAFDEIEDIKIAVSEAVTNVVNHAYTDTEDKGQVRIGCNIYDDRMEITVVDQGKSFDVESISKNLGPVDGKSVDQLHEGGLGLFLIDTLMDKVEISSEAGVVVMMTKYLHRDEVEEHVDRISPAPSQ